Proteins encoded together in one Streptomyces sp. DH-12 window:
- a CDS encoding bacteriocin immunity protein: protein MSAGEMSRAEAVVLVQRIMDADYASDGEADGWLEVLGRALACPSGQVRDLIFWPPEGELSADEVVDQALTYRPVAL, encoded by the coding sequence ATGAGTGCTGGGGAGATGAGTCGCGCGGAAGCGGTCGTGCTCGTGCAGCGGATCATGGACGCGGACTACGCCTCGGACGGCGAGGCGGACGGCTGGCTGGAGGTGCTGGGCAGAGCCCTGGCATGCCCGTCCGGACAGGTCAGGGACTTGATCTTCTGGCCGCCGGAAGGGGAGCTTTCGGCTGATGAGGTGGTCGATCAGGCCCTGACGTATCGGCCAGTCGCTCTGTGA